One Aphidius gifuensis isolate YNYX2018 linkage group LG5, ASM1490517v1, whole genome shotgun sequence genomic region harbors:
- the LOC122856713 gene encoding putative uncharacterized protein DDB_G0290521: MQAPTGQQTVLPSYEQAVRNPTAAEYQSATAPYATEYPAQAPYPVQAQNPTPAPYPTQAPYPTQTPYPTQAPYPTQTPYPTQAPYPVQASHPTQPLYPTQQSSYPIQQSSYPIQQSSYPIQQSAYTTQPASYIGETYGQVIAPPPVDGGQTIHVIRHVSTGNTGCSGKRGAWFGVLLGLIVLGLIFRLFND; this comes from the exons atgCAGGCACCAACAGGTCAGCAGACAGTCTTGCCAAGTTATGAACAAGCTGTTAGAAATCCAACAGCAGCTGAATATCAATCAGCAACAGCACCATATGCAACAGAGTATCCAGCACAAGCACCATATCCAGTACAGGCACAAAATCCAACACCAGCTCCTTATCCAACACAAGCTCCATACCCAACACAAACTCCATACCCAACACAAGCTCCATATCCAACACAAACTCCTTATCCAACACAAGCACCTTATCCAGTTCAAGCATCTCATCCAACACAGCCATTGTATCCTACACAACAATCATCATATCCAATTCAACAATCATCATATCCAATTCAACAATCATCTTATCCAATTCAACAATCAGCTTATACAACACAACCAGCAAGTTATATTGGTGAAACATATGGACAAGTTATTGCACCACCTCCTGTTGATGGTGGACAAACAATTCATGTTATTCGACATGTATCAACAGGCAATACTGGATGCAGTG gaAAACGAGGTGCATGGTTTGGAGTTCTATTGGGACTTATTGTTCTTGGACTTATATTTCGCttattcaatgattaa